In the Candidatus Poribacteria bacterium genome, GACGCGAGCTCGCGCTCCCGGACGATGATCCCGAACGCCGAGAACAGGGCGCGGCGGTCGCCTGCGTACTCCGAAACCCACGGCGACGCGTCTCGCGTGCCCGGTTCTGCCAGGACGAAGTACGCGTAGGCGGCGTGGGCTCGCTCGACGATCCAGAAGTTCGATAGCCGGTTCATCACCCATCCGCAGTCGAGAGAGCGCTGCCAGGTGTCCGGCGGTCTGAACCAGTGCACAGGTTCGGCTCGGTGCATGGCTCCCAGCAGGTCGATGTCGCCCAGCGTCGCCCGACGGAGCGAGAACCCGTCGGCGGGGATGCCCTGAGCGGCGTCGCGAGTCAGTTCCGTCCACGCGCCGGGTCCCACGCCTCGACAACCTGCGAGCCGGTAGAGCTTGCGGTCGCCGGAGACCATCATCAGATCGACGCCCTGTTCGCGCGCGACGCGGCCGGCATCCTCGAAGCACGCGGTCGCGTGTCCCTTGCCTCGATACTCTGGGTCGGTTCCGACGCCGCCGATGCAGGCGACGCGGATGCGGTTCCCGAAGATCGCCGCGTCCTGTATCGTCATCCCGACGTGCGAGACGATCTTGCCGTCTTCCTCGGAGATGCGGCAGTTGCGCAGGTTCCCATCGTGGAAGAGCTGCGGATACTCGTCCATCAGGTTGGGTCGGAAGACCTTGCCGACCAGGGCGCGAAGTTCTTCGCGGTCTTCGGGGCGGGCACCACGGGGCGTGACCGACATTGAAACCTCCTCTTCCGACCTGCCGCCGCCATCCCGGCGGGTTCGCACATCATTGCACGAACGACGGGCGCTCACCGCGCGCGAGCGCTTCGCATAGGTCTGCGGCGCGCAAGACATCGCTCAGCGATACGACTTCACACGGCGAGTGCGTGTACCGCGCCGGGATCGAGACCGCTGCGCTCGGTATCCCCAATGAAGGCAGGTAGGTTCCGTCCGTGACGACGCCGACGACCACTTCGCGCTGAGTCTCGATGCCTTGCGACGCCGCCGCGCTCTCGATCCACTCGACGAGCCGTTCCGGGACGAGCAGCCCGTTCAGCGATCCTCTGCCGTGGAAATCCATGATCTTGACGGCGGGGCCCGCTCCGAGACGGATCGAGTTGCGTCCGATCAGGTCGGGCGTGTCGGCGGCGGGCGTAATGTCGAGACCCACGGCGACCTCCGGCTTCGCGTCCGTGACGGCAGGGATCAGACCACGTAGGTGGAACTCCTCCTGAACATTCGCCAACAGGGCGACCGGGAGACGCGGCGGATCGTCCGAGAACCGACGGGCGAGCTCGGCGAGCACCCAGCAGCCAACCCGGTTGTCGAGCGCCTTGCTGGAGACCCGGCTCGACCCGAGCTCGCGGAAGTTCGGGGCGAACGCCGCGAAGGTTCCGATCCCGACGCCGAGAGCCGCGACTGCTTCCGCCGATTCGGCTCCGATGTCGAGGTACCAATCCTCGACCGGCGGAACCGTGAACTGCTCGGAGGGCGAAGCCAGGTGGTGCGACTGCAGACCCACGACACCCTCGACGACGCCCCCGCGCGCCAGCAGCGAGACCGGCGACCCCAACGCCGAGCGCCTGCCGACGCCGCCGAGTCGTTCGACGCGCAGGAACCCATCGGCGGTCACCGTTCGGACGACGAAGCCGATCTCGTCCATGTGGGCATGGAACAGGATGGCAGCGCCGTCGCCGCCGAACCGTGCTGTGACGTTCCCCAGCCAGTCGACGCACGGATCGGCTCCGGCGGAAGCGAACAGATGCCGCATCCGCTCGACCATCGCCCCTTCCCGTCCGGCAGGAGCCGCCGTCTCGCAGAGCGCGCGAAGGAGTTCGAGCTGAGCAGGATTCATGGATCTACTCGCGGTCGGGCTCGTACACGGACACCTTGAGGACACGCATGGCGTCGTATGCCATGTCGTACCGCTGTTGCCTAGCGCGA is a window encoding:
- a CDS encoding GNAT family N-acetyltransferase; its protein translation is MSCAPQTYAKRSRAVSARRSCNDVRTRRDGGGRSEEEVSMSVTPRGARPEDREELRALVGKVFRPNLMDEYPQLFHDGNLRNCRISEEDGKIVSHVGMTIQDAAIFGNRIRVACIGGVGTDPEYRGKGHATACFEDAGRVAREQGVDLMMVSGDRKLYRLAGCRGVGPGAWTELTRDAAQGIPADGFSLRRATLGDIDLLGAMHRAEPVHWFRPPDTWQRSLDCGWVMNRLSNFWIVERAHAAYAYFVLAEPGTRDASPWVSEYAGDRRALFSAFGIIVRERELASVRWFIPGWSRMWAAIVGEYGLEMRSSHTSGTYLIVNFAQLAERMKPYLSEFLGTQTTARLSFRDGASPVVALGGERFTLRDKGCAAHFLFGTLEERRTPAPSEGELGSAYARAFPLPALWYGLNYV
- a CDS encoding M42 family metallopeptidase; protein product: MNPAQLELLRALCETAAPAGREGAMVERMRHLFASAGADPCVDWLGNVTARFGGDGAAILFHAHMDEIGFVVRTVTADGFLRVERLGGVGRRSALGSPVSLLARGGVVEGVVGLQSHHLASPSEQFTVPPVEDWYLDIGAESAEAVAALGVGIGTFAAFAPNFRELGSSRVSSKALDNRVGCWVLAELARRFSDDPPRLPVALLANVQEEFHLRGLIPAVTDAKPEVAVGLDITPAADTPDLIGRNSIRLGAGPAVKIMDFHGRGSLNGLLVPERLVEWIESAAASQGIETQREVVVGVVTDGTYLPSLGIPSAAVSIPARYTHSPCEVVSLSDVLRAADLCEALARGERPSFVQ